A DNA window from Streptomyces canus contains the following coding sequences:
- a CDS encoding ATP-binding cassette domain-containing protein has translation MTDVIVAEGLRKRYGDKAALDGLDLRVARGSVHGVLGPNGAGKTTLVRVLSTLLRPDEGRAEVAGHDVESEAYDVRLRIGLLGQHAALDEELGGRQNLEMFGRLYHLGARHARVRADELLEHFGLADTGRKPVRAYSGGMRRRLDLAASLIRDPEVLFLDEPTTGLDPRGRSEVWAAVRSLVGGGTTVLLTTQYLEEADQLADRISLVDRGRVVADGTADELKARTGGDRIDVVLRDGVQLGAAVALLPLDASGVSVDPDRRLLSAPVTDRMAALSGVVRALEAAGIEAEDVVLRRPTLDEVFLHLTGDDHRVKEAV, from the coding sequence ATGACCGACGTGATCGTCGCGGAAGGCCTGCGGAAGCGGTACGGCGACAAGGCCGCCCTGGACGGGCTCGACCTGAGGGTCGCGCGCGGAAGCGTCCATGGCGTGCTCGGCCCCAATGGCGCGGGAAAGACCACCCTGGTCCGCGTCCTGTCCACCCTGTTGCGCCCGGACGAGGGCCGCGCCGAGGTGGCGGGCCACGACGTGGAGAGCGAGGCCTATGACGTACGGCTGCGGATCGGCCTGCTCGGCCAGCACGCGGCCCTCGACGAGGAGCTCGGCGGCCGCCAGAACCTGGAGATGTTCGGCCGTCTCTACCACCTGGGCGCCCGCCACGCGCGTGTGCGCGCCGACGAACTCCTGGAGCACTTCGGCCTGGCCGACACCGGGCGCAAGCCGGTCCGCGCCTACAGCGGCGGCATGCGGCGCCGCCTCGACCTGGCCGCTTCCCTCATCCGCGACCCGGAGGTGCTGTTCCTGGACGAACCCACCACCGGCCTCGACCCGCGCGGCCGCTCCGAGGTGTGGGCCGCGGTCCGCTCCCTGGTCGGCGGCGGTACGACGGTCCTGCTGACCACGCAGTACCTGGAGGAGGCCGACCAGCTCGCCGACCGCATCTCCCTCGTCGACCGGGGCCGGGTCGTCGCCGACGGCACGGCGGACGAGCTGAAGGCGCGAACCGGCGGCGACCGCATCGACGTGGTCCTGCGGGACGGGGTCCAACTGGGCGCGGCCGTCGCCCTGTTGCCTCTCGACGCGTCCGGGGTCTCGGTCGACCCCGACCGCCGACTGCTCAGTGCCCCGGTCACCGACCGGATGGCGGCGCTCTCCGGTGTCGTACGGGCTTTGGAGGCGGCCGGAATCGAGGCGGAGGACGTGGTCCTGCGCCGGCCCACGCTGGACGAGGTGTTCCTGCACCTCACCGGTGACGACCACCGAGTGAAGGAGGCCGTGTGA
- a CDS encoding ABC transporter permease produces the protein MSTYALTDSWTMTRRELAHWARQPVRVLVGLVFPVMLLLMFGYLVGGGRGVEGEYVDYLVPGMLALTMAFGLEATMIAVTQDLNKGVIDRFRSMPMANGAVLVGRSAADMLQSVLSLAAMIGVGHAIGWRVHGGVGGLLAAVGLLLLFRFAMLWIGIHLAMVAGKPEMVQAVQILVWPVGFLSNAFATPDSMPGWLGTVVDWNPMSQTATAVRDQLGGPGGEPGHLWAAVLWPLALLAVFFPLALRRFARLSR, from the coding sequence GTGAGCACGTACGCGCTGACCGATTCCTGGACCATGACCCGGCGCGAACTCGCCCACTGGGCACGGCAGCCGGTGCGGGTCCTCGTCGGGCTGGTCTTCCCCGTGATGCTGCTGCTGATGTTCGGCTATCTCGTCGGCGGCGGCCGGGGCGTCGAGGGGGAGTACGTCGACTATCTGGTGCCGGGGATGCTCGCGCTGACCATGGCGTTCGGGCTGGAGGCGACCATGATCGCCGTCACCCAGGATCTCAACAAGGGCGTGATCGACCGCTTCCGGTCCATGCCGATGGCCAACGGGGCCGTTCTGGTGGGCCGTTCGGCCGCCGACATGCTCCAGTCCGTGCTGAGCCTGGCCGCGATGATCGGCGTCGGCCACGCGATCGGCTGGCGGGTCCACGGAGGCGTCGGCGGACTCCTGGCCGCGGTGGGCCTGTTGCTGCTCTTCCGGTTCGCGATGCTCTGGATCGGCATCCATCTGGCGATGGTCGCCGGGAAGCCGGAGATGGTGCAGGCCGTGCAGATCCTGGTCTGGCCGGTCGGCTTCCTGTCCAACGCCTTCGCGACCCCGGACTCCATGCCCGGCTGGCTGGGCACGGTCGTCGACTGGAACCCGATGTCCCAGACGGCGACGGCCGTCCGCGACCAGCTGGGCGGCCCCGGCGGCGAACCGGGTCACCTGTGGGCCGCGGTCCTCTGGCCGCTGGCCCTTCTGGCGGTGTTCTTCCCGCTGGCCCTACGGCGGTTCGCGCGCCTGAGCCGCTAG